One Curtobacterium sp. MCLR17_007 DNA window includes the following coding sequences:
- a CDS encoding excinuclease ABC subunit UvrA: MEKPEVPAADRHDRIRVRGARENNLRDVDVDLPKRRLTVFTGVSGSGKSSLVFATVAAESQRMINETYSAFVQGFMPSLGRPDVDVLDGLTTAIVVDQERIGADPRSTVGTVTDANAMLRILFSRLGQPHVGGPNAFSFNLATVSAGGAITVQKGTDAKAQKVSFNRLGGMCARCEGRGSVTDIDLTQLFDDSRALRNGALTIPGYGTDGWNVRLYAESGYFDGDKPIRDFTEQERQDFLYREPTKQKIAGINMTYEGLVHRVRRSFLQKDREAMQPHIRAFVDRAVAFTTCPDCGGTRLNETARSSKVAGKDIAEVCAMQITDLAAWLHGLDEPSVGPLLDGLRDAVDAFVEIGLGYLSLDRPTGTLSGGEGQRVKMVKHLGSSLSDVTYVFDEPSTGLHPHDIERMNGLLLRLRDKGNTVLVVEHKPEVIRIADHVVDLGPGAGTDGGTLCYQGPIDGLRGSGTVTGKHLDDRVSVKSSFRHPTGAIEIRGADRHNLQHVDVDVPLGVLTVVTGVAGSGKSTLIHGSLASRDDVVAIDQSAIRGSRRSNPATYTGLLEPVRKAFAKANGVKPALFSANSEGACPACNGAGVVYTDLGMMAGVSTTCAECDGKRFDQSVLAYRLGGKDISEVLAMPVAEAEQFFAAGDARIPAAHAVLQRLVDVGLGYLTIGQPLTTLSGGERQRLKLAAHLGEPGGIVVLDEPTTGLHLADVAQLLGLFDRLVDSGKSVVVIEHHQAVMAHADHVIDLGPGAGHDGGRVVFEGTPAELVADRTTLTGKHLADYVRG, encoded by the coding sequence ATGGAGAAGCCCGAGGTCCCGGCAGCCGACCGTCACGACCGCATCCGTGTGCGCGGAGCACGCGAGAACAACCTCCGCGACGTGGACGTCGACCTGCCCAAGCGACGGCTGACCGTCTTCACCGGGGTGTCCGGCTCCGGCAAGAGTTCGCTCGTCTTCGCCACCGTCGCCGCCGAGTCGCAGCGGATGATCAACGAGACCTACAGCGCCTTCGTGCAGGGCTTCATGCCGTCGCTCGGCCGTCCGGACGTCGACGTCCTGGACGGCCTCACCACGGCGATCGTGGTCGACCAGGAACGGATCGGCGCGGACCCGCGGTCGACCGTGGGGACGGTGACGGACGCCAACGCCATGCTCCGGATCCTGTTCAGCCGGCTCGGTCAGCCGCACGTCGGCGGGCCGAACGCGTTCTCGTTCAACCTTGCGACGGTGTCGGCGGGCGGCGCCATCACCGTGCAGAAGGGCACTGACGCCAAGGCGCAGAAGGTGTCCTTCAACCGCCTCGGTGGCATGTGTGCCCGGTGCGAAGGGCGGGGGAGCGTCACCGACATCGACCTCACACAGCTGTTCGACGACTCGCGCGCGCTGCGGAACGGCGCCCTCACGATCCCCGGCTACGGCACCGACGGCTGGAACGTCCGCCTGTACGCCGAGTCCGGGTACTTCGACGGGGACAAGCCGATCCGGGACTTCACCGAGCAGGAACGGCAGGACTTCCTGTACCGCGAGCCGACGAAGCAGAAGATCGCCGGCATCAACATGACGTACGAAGGGCTCGTGCACCGGGTCCGCCGGTCGTTCCTGCAGAAGGACCGCGAAGCGATGCAGCCGCACATCCGGGCGTTCGTCGACCGAGCCGTCGCGTTCACCACGTGCCCTGACTGCGGTGGGACGCGCCTCAACGAGACCGCACGGTCGTCGAAGGTCGCCGGCAAGGACATCGCCGAGGTGTGTGCGATGCAGATCACCGACCTCGCCGCCTGGCTGCACGGGCTCGACGAACCCTCGGTCGGTCCGCTGCTGGACGGCCTCCGCGACGCGGTCGACGCCTTCGTCGAGATCGGGCTCGGGTACCTGTCACTCGACCGTCCCACCGGCACGCTCTCCGGTGGGGAAGGGCAGCGCGTGAAGATGGTCAAGCACCTCGGGTCGAGCCTCAGCGACGTCACGTACGTCTTCGACGAACCGAGCACCGGCCTCCACCCGCACGACATCGAGCGGATGAACGGGCTGTTGCTCCGCCTCCGCGACAAGGGCAACACCGTGCTGGTGGTCGAGCACAAGCCCGAGGTGATCCGCATCGCGGACCACGTCGTCGACCTCGGCCCTGGTGCAGGCACCGATGGCGGAACGCTCTGCTACCAGGGGCCGATCGACGGACTGCGGGGGAGCGGGACGGTCACCGGGAAGCACCTCGACGACCGGGTGTCGGTGAAGTCCTCGTTCCGACACCCCACCGGCGCGATCGAGATCCGCGGTGCGGACCGGCACAACCTGCAGCACGTGGACGTCGACGTGCCACTCGGGGTGCTCACCGTCGTCACCGGGGTCGCCGGGTCCGGCAAGAGCACGCTGATCCACGGCTCGCTGGCCTCGCGCGACGACGTCGTGGCCATCGACCAGAGCGCCATCAGGGGCTCACGTCGAAGCAACCCGGCCACGTACACCGGGCTCCTCGAGCCCGTCCGCAAGGCCTTCGCGAAGGCGAACGGCGTCAAGCCGGCCCTGTTCAGCGCCAACTCCGAGGGGGCCTGTCCGGCGTGCAACGGGGCCGGCGTGGTCTACACCGACCTCGGGATGATGGCCGGCGTCTCCACCACGTGCGCGGAGTGCGACGGCAAGCGGTTCGACCAGTCCGTGCTCGCGTACCGACTCGGCGGGAAGGACATCAGCGAGGTGCTCGCGATGCCCGTGGCCGAGGCGGAGCAGTTCTTCGCCGCAGGTGACGCCCGGATCCCCGCCGCGCACGCCGTCCTGCAGCGACTCGTCGACGTCGGCCTGGGGTACCTGACCATCGGCCAGCCGCTCACGACGCTGTCCGGCGGCGAGCGGCAGCGGCTCAAGCTCGCGGCGCACCTCGGCGAGCCGGGCGGCATCGTCGTCCTCGACGAACCGACGACGGGGCTGCACCTCGCCGACGTCGCGCAGCTGCTCGGGCTCTTCGACCGACTCGTCGACTCGGGCAAGAGCGTCGTCGTGATCGAGCACCACCAGGCCGTGATGGCGCACGCGGACCACGTCATCGACCTCGGTCCGGGCGCCGGACACGACGGCGGTCGCGTGGTGTTCGAGGGCACGCCCGCCGAACTCGTCGCTGACCGCACGACGCTGACCGGGAAGCACCTGGCCGACTACGTCCGGGGGTGA